TTATCCAGCAAAGAAAGCAGAGGAATTACAGAGGGGCATACCATAATTAGCACCCCAAGAATGTTTTCAGAAAAGAATCGAGTACCCAAACCAAATTGTCTGAGGAGAAAACACTGATTTTgaggaatgaaaaaaataaGTTGAGAACTCAACAATTAAATTTTGGCCCGTAAAACTCCAGCTAAGCACATTAATATCAGCTTCATCAAGGAATCAATATCATCTTTCTCAAATCAAGACTATTCTCAAGCAAGAAGAGAAGCCAATAAGCTACATAAATGGCTTGCATCCCAGTGCTGCTgcaaaaatcaagaatttttaATCACCTTAGAACTGTCATTTACGTATAAACACATCTTCAACTGTGCTAAAAGAAAGGTTCCATACACATAAATGAACAAGATTTCCATGATCCAACCACATTAACTGTTTTACTTGATACAGAGGCGAAAACACATGCTTCTTGGAAAACAAATTCCTTGCCGAACATAATGCACAAAACAACATCCTTGGAAAAAAATACCTTGCCTAACATAAtgcagaaaatgaaaaatgacaTTCTTAAAAACAAATATCCTGCCAAACATTAAGCAGAAAACAAATTTCCACAAATACATTGTGCACATATCTATGTGATTATACATTTTTTCACACGTACAACTGGCCATGTTAATTTCCAATAACACAACTGCTACCATGTTTCCTGCACTAGTAAGTCCCCCAAAcctcaaaattcaaaaatttaacaATCAAAACCAGCAAGAACAAGACTCAAACTTCCATAATCAGCTGCAaaactttttcttaaaaatgcaaAACCAAAAAATTAGCACTAAAcccaaaactaaactaaaatctACAAAACGAAATACAGAATCAGCACCAAACAGCTTCACTTACACACCAAACCATAAAAATCCCAAAATTTTCTAATCTGTTCACCAAATTATCTAAGAACTAggcataaattcatcaaaaatttAACATACTAACTAAAACTCGATAAGCCCAGAAAAAACAAACGAAAAAACCAGTACTTTTACATACCAAAAATCCAATCTTGAAGCAATGAACAGCTAGACAATTGAGGTAAACATGGACAGAAACCACAAAACCCAAGACctgatatgtaatttttaaacaGATGACAATTAGACATGAACGAGGAGAGTGGAGCGGGCGCTGCCATGAGGCTGGAAAAAAGGAGATTAGAAGAACTGGCATCATTGTTATTGATTGAAGAGGGTTCAAAATGAGGACCAATCAGACTGCTGCCACCTCAGCTTCCACCTCCAGGTCTATAGCTTATCACTGTCTGATCAGCCTGAACATCTCAATCAAAAGCAATCTTCGCCGTCCAAATTTTTTGAATCAAAAAGATTCAAAATTTTAGAAGTAGATGCTGAAGGGAGTTTGCAATTGCAAGGTTTCGATTTTCAGCCGCTTATTTGTGTTGCAAGTAGCCAAAGAACTAACTGAAATTACCTATAACCGTTTTACTTTCCTGCCAAGATTCAAGAATTCAGTGTTTCTCTGCACTTGGACAACAAAAGACATACCTTGCAAACACAGACAATTACCATTTCTAAGGTTAAATGTCTGTGTTGCTAATCAAAGCAAGACATATCAAATGTGGCTTTTCCATAAACAAGAAATTGCATTACAGGGAATACTTTATTCAGTCATATGACACAATGATCTTTCAAGATTTGCCTGGCAAGATCAATTGCTCCACTTTTCTTGTAGATCAGATGCAAGTTGTAAGCTGCTTCCCGACGAAGATCACAGTAGCCTGACTTTGGAGAAGCCAGACCATCTGGTTTCTCATTTGGAAGGTTTGGCATGGGGCAATCACTTTCATGCATTGTAAGAACCTTTTCATAGTTTAAAGCAGCAAGAGAAACAAGACCGACATGATGATATGCTCGAGCTATATTATACAGTGCTTCCTGACTATATCTGCAAAGCTGTAAATTATTGTAAAGAAATGCCAATCCTTGGGCCACAGACTGATGTTTGTTTTGAAGTCTGTGACCTAGGGCCAAGTTTATCAATGCAGTTCCAGCACAAAGATTGACCAAGGGAATATCTGGCATCAGCTTGTAAGCTTCCAAATATTCCCGAACAGCTGCTTGATGCTGGCTGATCATGGTAAACTGGTGCCCGAAAATGAGAGTGAGTGGTACACAACTTTTGTGCTTGGTTCGCATGGTGTGCAAAAACTTGTTATGCTTTGAATATCGACTGTCCAGTTTTGACATTACTTTGTAATAGCAGTTCCATGCAGAAAAGCTATAAGGACGTTGATCAACAATATAGCGTGCATATTCAAAGCCGTGAGCAGGATCAGCAATAGTGTATGCTATTTGGGCTCCCAGAGTTCTAAGCTCTTCGTTCCTTTCAACAGACAAAACATTGGAGGCCAATTTCAGAGTTAAATTGATGATTTTCAATGCTTCCCAATACTTTTTCAAGGATGCTAGTGATTTGCATAATTCTATAATGAGATGATGATGTTCTGCATCTCTTATAAGGTTTGGAAGAGGAAGCTCTCTTGGCGCTTGTTGGGGAGATTCATCCTCTGAATCATCACTTATCCACTCAATTCCAGCAGCCAGAGCAGCAGCTCTTTTTGCTTCCTTCTTTTTTAGTAACTTTTTTGCTCTGGACGCTCTAGACAGATCTGATGCTGAAGCTACAGGTCTAAATCCATGAAACACAGTATCAGTCCTAACATGATCAAGTATTTTTATCCGTTCAGAAAGAACACTTTTTGATAGCTTCTTCCTTGGCCTGACCTTTTGTTGTATAGTCTCAAGAAACAATGTCTCGCGAACCACAGGAAAAAAAACATCTACAAATGCCTCTAACAATCCTTTAGCTTTATAGATTTGAGAAAGCTTCAACTTTATCTTCCCATTAAGCCACCATGGTTTTGCTGCATTTAGGTTCAAGTTAAATAGTGATTCTGATTCTTTAGGAGGACATAGAACAGAAATGGCTTCATCATCTTTATTTTCTTCAAGAAGAAGTGATGACAAAGCCAGCCGAGCATCAACACTATTCTCAAGTTTGTCTAAAGCTCTGTAGAAGTAACCAATTGATTGCAATCGTTTCCCCAGACAACAGCAACACTCAGCAATTTTCAGATACAGGCAACCATTGTTCTTAACATCATCTCCTACCAACATCATATAGTATTCTACTGCAGATTCATAATGCCCGTGATTCATTAGTGAATCTCCAATCTGAATAATCAACTGGCGATGATCATGTAAATTCTCATGTCTCAAAACATTGAAAAGAGCTTCTGCTTTTACCAAGTTTCCAAGGTGAATATGACATATTCCAGCTTTTGTGCGTAGACATAATGGCATCTCTTTCCCAGAGCAGTAAACCTGCTGTGCATGCTCAATATGCTCGAGGGCTTTATGATGTGCATTGCCTTCCATGTGTAGTGAAGCCAATATATCAACCACATTTAAATCAGGTTCCTTGCAATAATTTCTGAGATAGCTTTCCAGTACAGTGACTGCACGCTCAGATTGGCCACATTTTTTATACAGCTGGGCCGCAGTCTGTAGTACCTTTACATTGTCGGGACAGAGCTGTGAAATTTGCTCATATGAATCAGCAGCTTTCAAATAATCACCCAACTCAACATAAAGAGATGCACGGTGAAACCGCAAATTGATATCTTCAGGATCTGCTGTTATTGCTTTAGAAAGGCAGTACCTGGCTTGTCCTGTATCACCTTGTTCTACGGACCATGTCACAAGAAGCTTCCACAGAGATGCATCCTTTGGGGTTAAATGGGCAGCAATCATGTAGAAATCCAAGGCTCTCTTCTTATCACCCATCTCATTATAGATGAGCCCAAGCCTATGATATGGATCAGGAAGATTGGGAGAAAGACGAATCACTTCATAAAACATCCCTATGGCCTACAAGCTCAGAAAATCTAcaatgaacaagaaaattgataaCCAAAAACAACCATTATAGACATTGCCCTTCTAAAGATTCCAAGCACACAACCAGAAAATGCCCAAGTCAAAATGAGATTCCGACCAGTTCTAATTAACATAAAGTGCTATGTGAAGACAAAAAGTGACCATCGTATTGAATTTCTCAAAAAGTGCGAGTAAAACTTCATAAGAAATAACTCGGCTTTTACTGAGCTTGTACAGTTACTTCACTGTGCCTAAAAGAAAACTAAATATGCTATTTTTTATAACCATTATAACTAGATCCTCAATACAAAAGGTCTGACTTAGCACAAGACTTAATTCTCATATATCCAGAACAAAGTCAATGCATTCAAACTGCAAGAAACTTATTCACTCAAAGGAGAGGACCAACACTTTGCAAAGCAGGCTAACAAAGTGAATAGATCTGTAATTTTGCATTCCTTATGAAGAAATAGTTCTTCAGCCAACATCATTGTAGATGCCCATGAATAACAAAATGCAAGATATCCAGTCAAAGCAAATGGTAAACAAACTGAAATTTACCCAAAAAGAGAGACAATTAAGGAATGGTCACCACCATGCCTTCCATAGCAGTAATTTGCATGGATATAGTTAAAACCAAAtggtaaatcaagtaaagatTGCCCTACAGAATGACAAATAAGGCAAGCTAAGGCCATACCTCTCCATAGCGGCCATGGGCATAATGAAGAGTAGCATCACCAAGTTTTCGAGTCACTTCAGGACTGACTTTATTCCTTGATCCCTTTCGTCGACCTCTTCTCTTGGACTGCACAAGGTAAAAAACAAGCAGTTTGCAAAATGtcccaaaaccaaaaaaaaatagggtAGCATAAAACTTCAGAagataatgcaacaaaaaaaaCCTTAAAAAACTTAAATATGAATCCAACCAATTTTATTTGTCCgcaaagccaaaaaaaaatgtcatgAACAGAGAAAAAAAAGATCAGGAATGTGAATGTggctctcaaatttcttttcctcagTCTTTGCCTCAAGCTGGGTATCTCGCTAAGGTGTTGGGCTGCTTGgcaggaaaaacaagagaaagataGCTTCTTAGAAAGGTCTCCTACAGATTAAAATGGTTTTTGCAACCATCTCCATCTTGAAACACTGTCAAATTACTCAAATAAAGATGGATAAAAAAGTTACTTACACTAGTCTGAGTTGTGACTTTCAATTTGGTAGAGACAAGGTCCAGTGATATTTTTGTTTTAGGTGTTGATAATGAATTAGAGTGAGTCCCAAAAGACTTGGTACTAGCTAGTGTGCTCTTACCCAGGTTTTCATGGATTAATTCCTATATATGCATTATGAAAAGACTTACATATGTCCACTCAAGACATgagttaaaataaataaatgaagcaTATGAAGACCAATGGTTTGAGGTGGCACCAGAAACAGAATATGCTCCCCTGAAACACCCAGAATATAAACGTTAAGGTACTAACTATTCTAAGAAATCTTTATCAATAGAAGTTTCCTTTCACGATGGCAGCAATGCTTATAACTAAAATACTTGACGGAGAACATGAGAGCCAAGCTGCTGGCCTTGTTCCTGCTGCTTTTGATATAATGGTGACAGATATCAGACTGCATATGTAGGGAAGCTGCTTGGCCGCATTCTTGCTGGTTTCTCAAAATCTTAAGCATTACCAAAATCGGACTAGATTATGTTTGGGCCACGGGTGAGCAAAATgagcaaaaaattaaaaaaacaagTCCACAGGTCCACGGCAAAAGTCACTCAACAGTTAAAGGAATATCTATGGCTCAGATTCCATTCGTCTACAATCTGATCaaagaaacccaaaaaaaaggaagcatTATCAA
This portion of the Coffea eugenioides isolate CCC68of chromosome 11, Ceug_1.0, whole genome shotgun sequence genome encodes:
- the LOC113754456 gene encoding transcription factor tau subunit sfc4-like isoform X2 — its product is MEEGEGAGVVGSSSEFHADEHPMELESQLEEEHEVDDEGEGTTANTMANIEEEDDDDEDEEEEGYKFRFSDDMDPLAFAKEDASGLQPYEQFQRLEHDYEALAAKKRKARLQAIPQGEVPAAKKPRQRQEDVSGATMEEIMELMNYGSRRRSRKSKRRGRRKGSRNKVSPEVTRKLGDATLHYAHGRYGEAIGMFYEVIRLSPNLPDPYHRLGLIYNEMGDKKRALDFYMIAAHLTPKDASLWKLLVTWSVEQGDTGQARYCLSKAITADPEDINLRFHRASLYVELGDYLKAADSYEQISQLCPDNVKVLQTAAQLYKKCGQSERAVTVLESYLRNYCKEPDLNVVDILASLHMEGNAHHKALEHIEHAQQVYCSGKEMPLCLRTKAGICHIHLGNLVKAEALFNVLRHENLHDHRQLIIQIGDSLMNHGHYESAVEYYMMLVGDDVKNNGCLYLKIAECCCCLGKRLQSIGYFYRALDKLENSVDARLALSSLLLEENKDDEAISVLCPPKESESLFNLNLNAAKPWWLNGKIKLKLSQIYKAKGLLEAFVDVFFPVVRETLFLETIQQKVRPRKKLSKSVLSERIKILDHVRTDTVFHGFRPVASASDLSRASRAKKLLKKKEAKRAAALAAGIEWISDDSEDESPQQAPRELPLPNLIRDAEHHHLIIELCKSLASLKKYWEALKIINLTLKLASNVLSVERNEELRTLGAQIAYTIADPAHGFEYARYIVDQRPYSFSAWNCYYKVMSKLDSRYSKHNKFLHTMRTKHKSCVPLTLIFGHQFTMISQHQAAVREYLEAYKLMPDIPLVNLCAGTALINLALGHRLQNKHQSVAQGLAFLYNNLQLCRYSQEALYNIARAYHHVGLVSLAALNYEKVLTMHESDCPMPNLPNEKPDGLASPKSGYCDLRREAAYNLHLIYKKSGAIDLARQILKDHCVI
- the LOC113754456 gene encoding general transcription factor 3C polypeptide 3-like isoform X1, yielding MMSKTRIDGKLHHILESSISAWVESRMEEGEGAGVVGSSSEFHADEHPMELESQLEEEHEVDDEGEGTTANTMANIEEEDDDDEDEEEEGYKFRFSDDMDPLAFAKEDASGLQPYEQFQRLEHDYEALAAKKRKARLQAIPQGEVPAAKKPRQRQEDVSGATMEEIMELMNYGSRRRSRKSKRRGRRKGSRNKVSPEVTRKLGDATLHYAHGRYGEAIGMFYEVIRLSPNLPDPYHRLGLIYNEMGDKKRALDFYMIAAHLTPKDASLWKLLVTWSVEQGDTGQARYCLSKAITADPEDINLRFHRASLYVELGDYLKAADSYEQISQLCPDNVKVLQTAAQLYKKCGQSERAVTVLESYLRNYCKEPDLNVVDILASLHMEGNAHHKALEHIEHAQQVYCSGKEMPLCLRTKAGICHIHLGNLVKAEALFNVLRHENLHDHRQLIIQIGDSLMNHGHYESAVEYYMMLVGDDVKNNGCLYLKIAECCCCLGKRLQSIGYFYRALDKLENSVDARLALSSLLLEENKDDEAISVLCPPKESESLFNLNLNAAKPWWLNGKIKLKLSQIYKAKGLLEAFVDVFFPVVRETLFLETIQQKVRPRKKLSKSVLSERIKILDHVRTDTVFHGFRPVASASDLSRASRAKKLLKKKEAKRAAALAAGIEWISDDSEDESPQQAPRELPLPNLIRDAEHHHLIIELCKSLASLKKYWEALKIINLTLKLASNVLSVERNEELRTLGAQIAYTIADPAHGFEYARYIVDQRPYSFSAWNCYYKVMSKLDSRYSKHNKFLHTMRTKHKSCVPLTLIFGHQFTMISQHQAAVREYLEAYKLMPDIPLVNLCAGTALINLALGHRLQNKHQSVAQGLAFLYNNLQLCRYSQEALYNIARAYHHVGLVSLAALNYEKVLTMHESDCPMPNLPNEKPDGLASPKSGYCDLRREAAYNLHLIYKKSGAIDLARQILKDHCVI
- the LOC113754456 gene encoding general transcription factor 3C polypeptide 3-like isoform X3 translates to MEEIMELMNYGSRRRSRKSKRRGRRKGSRNKVSPEVTRKLGDATLHYAHGRYGEAIGMFYEVIRLSPNLPDPYHRLGLIYNEMGDKKRALDFYMIAAHLTPKDASLWKLLVTWSVEQGDTGQARYCLSKAITADPEDINLRFHRASLYVELGDYLKAADSYEQISQLCPDNVKVLQTAAQLYKKCGQSERAVTVLESYLRNYCKEPDLNVVDILASLHMEGNAHHKALEHIEHAQQVYCSGKEMPLCLRTKAGICHIHLGNLVKAEALFNVLRHENLHDHRQLIIQIGDSLMNHGHYESAVEYYMMLVGDDVKNNGCLYLKIAECCCCLGKRLQSIGYFYRALDKLENSVDARLALSSLLLEENKDDEAISVLCPPKESESLFNLNLNAAKPWWLNGKIKLKLSQIYKAKGLLEAFVDVFFPVVRETLFLETIQQKVRPRKKLSKSVLSERIKILDHVRTDTVFHGFRPVASASDLSRASRAKKLLKKKEAKRAAALAAGIEWISDDSEDESPQQAPRELPLPNLIRDAEHHHLIIELCKSLASLKKYWEALKIINLTLKLASNVLSVERNEELRTLGAQIAYTIADPAHGFEYARYIVDQRPYSFSAWNCYYKVMSKLDSRYSKHNKFLHTMRTKHKSCVPLTLIFGHQFTMISQHQAAVREYLEAYKLMPDIPLVNLCAGTALINLALGHRLQNKHQSVAQGLAFLYNNLQLCRYSQEALYNIARAYHHVGLVSLAALNYEKVLTMHESDCPMPNLPNEKPDGLASPKSGYCDLRREAAYNLHLIYKKSGAIDLARQILKDHCVI